The following coding sequences lie in one Verrucomicrobiota bacterium genomic window:
- a CDS encoding glutamine synthetase, with translation MSTAKSVIEMAKKNEAKMVDIKFVDTFGTWQHFSLPIA, from the coding sequence ATGAGCACAGCAAAGAGTGTAATCGAGATGGCCAAGAAGAACGAGGCCAAGATGGTCGATATCAAATTCGTCGATACCTTCGGGACCTGGCAGCATTTCAGTTTGCCCATCGCTGA